Part of the uncultured Desulfovibrio sp. genome is shown below.
TCGCGCTCCTGAATGACGCGCAACAGCTTTACCTGCATGGAAAGCGGAATATCGCCAATTTCGTCCAGAAATATCGTGCCTTTGTCCGCTGCCAGAAACCGCCCCTCGCGACGCTTTTCCGCCCCGGTGAACGCGCCCTTTTCATGGCCGAAAAGCTCCGATTCAAGCAGGGTTTCCGACAGGGCAGCGCAGTTCACGGCCACATAGGGGCCGGAACGGCGATTGCTGTTGGCGTGGATGAGCTTGGCCACAACTTCCTTGCCGGTGCCGGATTCGCCCGTCACAAGCACCGTGGCCTCAGAGGGCGCAATGGCCGAAACAAGATCCAGCACCTGCCGCATGGCCTGGCTTTGCCCTATGATGTTGCGGGCGTCCAGACCTGCCGCAAGCTCGTGGCGCAAAGTACGCACCTCGTGCCGCAGGCTGGCATGGTCCAGCGCGCGTTCAAGGGCAAGCTTGAGGGCATCAAAGGCCAGCGGTTTGGTAAGGTAGTCGTACGCCCCGGCCTTAAGCGCCTCCACGGCGCTGGAAACGTCCGAGTAGGCCGTCATGATCAGGATGGGAATTGCAGGATTGTAACCCTTGACGGCCCGTGTGGCTTCTATGCCGCTCATGCCCCCCATGCGCACATCCATAAGAATGAGGTCAAAAGGACGTTCACGACACAGTTCCAGGGCTTCCTCGCCGCTGGAGGCCCCGGTGGGCGCGTAGCCCCACTCTTCAAGCAGGGCGCGCAGCATTTCGCGGTGATTGTGGTCGTCATCCACCACCAGCAGCTGCATGGCGGGATTTGCAGTCATAACACTATCCTTGAACTGATCGGGATTGCATGGTTCGCAAGCGTTACAGGCATGACGCAACAGTGCGGGACTGCCCTAACTCTTGCCGTTTACAGGCAGGGTGAGCGTAAATTCCGCCCCATGCCCCGGCGCGTTGCCAACGCTTACGCGTCCGCCGTGCCCCTCGGCAATCTGATAGACGATGGCAAGCCCAAGGCCGGTTCCCGATGATTTGGTGGTAAAGTAGGGCGTAAAAATGGAAGCCTGGATTTCTGCCGGGATGCCCGGCCCCGTGTCGGCCACGGTGATGCTGAACATGCCCTCGGGCAGCGCGCGCGTACTCACACGCAGGGTACCTCCGTGATCCATGGCCTGAACCGCGTTGAGAAAAAGATTCAGCAGGGCCTGAGTGAGCCGCTCCGTGCTGACGCGTACCAGCGGAAAACCCGGTTCCATTTCAAAAACCACGGCAATATTCTTGGCCTTGAGGTCGGCCTCGGCAAGCCGCAACGCACGCCCTATAACTTCGCCAAGATCAGCCTGTACTGTTTCAAACGAGCCGGGACGCGCAAATTCCAACAACTCGGAAACCACGCGGTCCAGCCGTTCCACTTCGTCAATCATGCGTTGGGCGGCTTCTTCCTCGCGCCCCCCCAGAGGCATGCGCTTGGCGATATACAGGGCCACGCCCTTGATGGTGCTCAGGGGATTGCGGATTTCGTGCGCCACACCCGCCGCCAGATGCCCAAGGGCCGCAAGCCGGTCATTGCGCTGGGCGTCAGTCTGAAGGCGCTTCATTTCCGTAATGTCGCGCAACACAAATACGTTGCCCAAAAAAGCGCCGTCCTCATTGCGCATGGCCGCGCCGCCAAGGCTGATGGACAGCGGTTTGATCCCCGGCACGGCGAGTGTTGTTTCCTGCTCCAGAATGCGCGATCCCTTAACCAGTTTACCCGCCAGGGCTTCCCATTCCAGGCCGGGCAGACTGTTCAGCCGCCTTGCCCGTGCGGGTCTGCCGGGCTTGTCTGGGCCGCCTTGCGAGGCCGTCGCGCCAGAAGGAAATATCTCTGCACGCTGTTTGCCAAACATGGTCAAAGCTGTGTCGTTGATCATGGCAATACGCCCGTCCGGGTCGCTGATCACCAGTCCCAGGGGGAGGTTAGCCACGACCTCTGTGGCCATGACTTGTTGATCGCGCACAATACGCCGCCAGCGCCGGTTGTTGTGCATCCAGAACAGGGAGACAAAGGCGGCTAGCCCCAAGGCGGCAGCCAGTGCGGCAGAAAGCAGGTTGTTGCGCGCGTCCTGCGCCAGAGCATCCTCAAAAGGACGCGCGTCAAAGCCCACCAAGGCCACGCCCACCACCTGCCGGGGGGCTTCCGGGCCAGGACGGGCACCAGACACACCTCTGGGCACGGGCGGCGGAGGCGGTGGATTGCCAAACACATCGAGATCATATGGGCCTCCAGCACTCTCTGGGCCATCAATCCCCATCATGCGGCCCATCATGCCCATGCCGTGGGGGCCATGCCCGCCACCCATATGTTGTTGCCCATGCGAACGGCTCAGGGGCGCAAACACGCGAAAAACCTCAAAAACTTCCTTTCCATCCACCGTCCGCACCCGCCACATGGGCCGGTCTGAAACTTGGGTAAGGTGGGGGATATCCTGTGGCTGCACCAGCATGGGGGTGGGGACAAATTCCGGCGCGGTGTCATCCGGCACACCGGGGATTGGCGAACTGTCGCCGCTCTGGGCTAGGATGGCCCCGCTGGTGTCTGTCACGGCCATATAGAGAATGCCGGGCTGTCGGGCGGTTTCACTGAGCAGCGGACGCAGGCCGAGCACAGCGCCGGGGCTGAGGCGCAGGCCCGTACGGGTTCCGGCTTCAAGCGCCCAGATGAGCGCCTCGGCCCTGTCCGTAAGATTGTGTACCATAAAGGCCCGTTCGCGTTGATTGCTACGAACGGAGAGCCCCACCAGAGTCAGGCCGAGAATAAGGGCTGCCCCAATCAGCATCCAGGGTGAAAGACCCATGCGCGACAAGCGCTGGGAGAAAGATGAGCGAAAACGGATCATGAGTGTTTCCTCAACGGCGCAGTATCATAAGTATGTATTTTTTACTCACCGCGCAAGCCCCCTGGTAAAAATTGGATAGCTGCCCAGCCAACTGAGTAAAAAATGGACAGCATCAATCCCGACGGAGAACGCTCGATTTTCATTAATTTTATTTAATTAAGCAATTTTAGTGTATTACAAAAATTTACCCATCTTGGCACGGCCTTTGCCTATACAGCATCAAACGGCGCTGAAATACGCAGCACCAATCAGAAGACAAATAACAAACTGACGGCGCAACGTCACATTGAGGATACTGATATGTATGGCTGCGATATAGGAAGCGTAATGGGATGGGGAAATGGCATGACGCACCTTATATTCATGATACTGATTATTTCCCTTGCTGTCGCTTTTATCAGCAGAATATTCCCGTCGCAGAGAAAGAATATGGATTATACAGATTCCATGGCAATTCTCAAAAGACGGCTGGCCTCAGGAGAAATCACTCTTGAGGAATACGAAAAACTGAAAAAATCCATCTGAGCGGCCTTGCCTTCAGCAGGCCGAAATAAAGGAGAATATTCATGAAATCTCTCAAGCTTACTCTGATTTTCGCTTCCCTGGCCCTGGTGCTGGCCTTTGCGGTAAACGCTTCTGCCGCCAACACGGTTGATACCCAGATCAGTTCCTCCTGGTGCGGAGGCGGTCAATCCGGCTCGCACGGCCCCCACGGCTATGGGCATGGCTACGGGCGCTAACCGTCCTGGCAGCCAGAGGAAAAACCACCAAACAAACACGCAATTACCATTAAACTAAAAGGAAATACTACAATGAAGACCTCCAAGATCGTTACCAGCGGCGCGGCCCTTACCCTTGCCATCTTCCTCGGCCTTTCGGGCGTTGCCTCCGCCCAGCACGGCGACGGCCACGGCCCCGCAGGCATGGGCCCCGGCACTGGCATGGGCATGGGAATGGGCCCCGGCATGGGGTATGGCATGGGATTGTCCAGCGAGCAGATGGAAACCATGCAGCAGATCCACCAGAGCTTTGTTGAAAAAACACAGCCCACCATGCAGCAGCATTTTTCCAAGATGGCTGAACTGAACAATCTTGCCGCCGCTGGCGCCAAGCCCGATGACGCCCGCGTCAAGGCCGCCCAGAAGGACCTGCGCGAAATCGACGCCAAGCTTTACAGCGCCAGGGCCGAAATGCTCAAGCAGATGTCCGACAAGGGCATTCCCTTCATGGCTGGCCACGGCATGGGCCGGGGCATGGGACACCGCATGGGCGGACACGGCATGGGACATGGCATGATGGGTAACGGCATGATGAATCCCGGCGACTGCCCCGGCATGTCTGGCATGGGCGGCATGGACGCGGCTGGTGCCACTGGCAACGCGGTGCAGTCCGGCGCTACCGGAAACAAGTAACCTCACAGCAGCGCACCGAGCAGCCCGTTTAAGGGCAACGCACCTCCATAAAGCAAGCCTCCGGAACCGCATGATTCCGGAGGCTTGAGCATTTACGCAGCACCATATGCCGCACTGACCGCCATGCGCAAAAAAACCGCCCGCTCATGGGAGCAGACGGCCTGATCACAAGAAAAAACCGCCGTGAAACCCTGATTTCACGGCGGTTTTTCTGTCCGGGCGGCTATGCGGTATAGTCACCCCTATTGAACTTGATTTTTTCTGTCGTTGTCATCACGTCAAGCTCGTTGACCAGAGAATCAAGCCCAGCATTCTGGCCGCGTACAGAGGCCGTGCTGTTCTTGAGGGCGGAAACCTGCCCGTCTATCCCCTGCAACAGGGAATAGGCTTCGCGCAAGGAACCATTCTGGCCCGAGGAGCCCAGGGCGTTAACGTACGAATCCCACATGTCCAGCGTGCCGGAAGCCTGTGAAAAGGCACTCTGGATAACGTCTTCGTCCACATCTACCGATTCGGACTGGGTGGAGCCAAGCAGCATCTGACTGATCATGGATGCTTGCGAAGCCTGCCCCGCCGCCGTTGTGGGGAACGCAGAAGATGCAGCGGCATTTTCAAGGCCCATCTGTTCGCTCAAAGCCGCCTCAAAGCCGCCCTGCGCCGTCTGCGCTCGGGTTGTGCCCGGGGTCTGGCTCTGCTGGCGTAACAGCGCCTCAAGTTGATCGTTGGTAACTTTCATGTCGCCTCCAGGGTTGGCGTACTGCCGTTGCAGAAAAAATGCAAAAATCCTGCCACAAAGGCTCACTTCCATAACAGGCTGATTTTTCACAGGCTGGCAGAAGTTACGGGGAAAAAATTTCCCTGCCCCTTGGCGGCGTTAGGCGAAATGTCTTGTCTATTGTGCCGAAAAAAACTACCATTTATTACAGATGAAGGCAAAGGATAAAGGCTGCGACCCCAAACCAACCCCCTCTTG
Proteins encoded:
- a CDS encoding sigma-54 dependent transcriptional regulator, encoding MTANPAMQLLVVDDDHNHREMLRALLEEWGYAPTGASSGEEALELCRERPFDLILMDVRMGGMSGIEATRAVKGYNPAIPILIMTAYSDVSSAVEALKAGAYDYLTKPLAFDALKLALERALDHASLRHEVRTLRHELAAGLDARNIIGQSQAMRQVLDLVSAIAPSEATVLVTGESGTGKEVVAKLIHANSNRRSGPYVAVNCAALSETLLESELFGHEKGAFTGAEKRREGRFLAADKGTIFLDEIGDIPLSMQVKLLRVIQERELQRVGGDQTVRVDVRILAATNKDLAREVEEGRFRQDLYYRLNVVALQLPPLRERGEDIPLLAMHFMKLFAERNGKTVKGFTPGAMDRLLKHNWPGNVRELENAVERAVVLLVGEYISERELPPTIGGQEAEAPAASRLDFANMTLEEIERLAVMDTLAQVGGNKSEAARRLGINRKTLLSKLGDGK
- a CDS encoding ATP-binding protein, coding for MIRFRSSFSQRLSRMGLSPWMLIGAALILGLTLVGLSVRSNQRERAFMVHNLTDRAEALIWALEAGTRTGLRLSPGAVLGLRPLLSETARQPGILYMAVTDTSGAILAQSGDSSPIPGVPDDTAPEFVPTPMLVQPQDIPHLTQVSDRPMWRVRTVDGKEVFEVFRVFAPLSRSHGQQHMGGGHGPHGMGMMGRMMGIDGPESAGGPYDLDVFGNPPPPPPVPRGVSGARPGPEAPRQVVGVALVGFDARPFEDALAQDARNNLLSAALAAALGLAAFVSLFWMHNNRRWRRIVRDQQVMATEVVANLPLGLVISDPDGRIAMINDTALTMFGKQRAEIFPSGATASQGGPDKPGRPARARRLNSLPGLEWEALAGKLVKGSRILEQETTLAVPGIKPLSISLGGAAMRNEDGAFLGNVFVLRDITEMKRLQTDAQRNDRLAALGHLAAGVAHEIRNPLSTIKGVALYIAKRMPLGGREEEAAQRMIDEVERLDRVVSELLEFARPGSFETVQADLGEVIGRALRLAEADLKAKNIAVVFEMEPGFPLVRVSTERLTQALLNLFLNAVQAMDHGGTLRVSTRALPEGMFSITVADTGPGIPAEIQASIFTPYFTTKSSGTGLGLAIVYQIAEGHGGRVSVGNAPGHGAEFTLTLPVNGKS
- a CDS encoding SHOCT domain-containing protein — its product is MDYTDSMAILKRRLASGEITLEEYEKLKKSI
- a CDS encoding periplasmic heavy metal sensor, yielding MKTSKIVTSGAALTLAIFLGLSGVASAQHGDGHGPAGMGPGTGMGMGMGPGMGYGMGLSSEQMETMQQIHQSFVEKTQPTMQQHFSKMAELNNLAAAGAKPDDARVKAAQKDLREIDAKLYSARAEMLKQMSDKGIPFMAGHGMGRGMGHRMGGHGMGHGMMGNGMMNPGDCPGMSGMGGMDAAGATGNAVQSGATGNK